Proteins from one Oncorhynchus masou masou isolate Uvic2021 chromosome 12, UVic_Omas_1.1, whole genome shotgun sequence genomic window:
- the LOC135551097 gene encoding regulatory factor X-associated protein-like isoform X1: MNMSSSPAWSEEESNTSAGYNNKDSSIILTKDGQTYYVDKSGVVDSRNVVTRQESDHNMFSYDMDGTEEESDVLDTSDPRDNAASPEELNDDDDDEEGYGDSDNISKTCTYDGCTETTTQVAKQRKPWMCKKHRNKMYKDKYKRKKSDQAMSTSKPDESLEERPVSVNKQRLGTVGDRPARPSLIEQVLNQKRLSLLRSPEVIMFLQQQQRLLATQSLSQSQPHFQGC; encoded by the exons ATGAACATGTCAAGCTCACCAGCATG GAGTGAAGAGGAGAGTAACACGTCAGCGGGTTACAACAATAAGGACTCGAGCATTATTCTCACCAAAGACGGACAGACGTACTACGTTGACAAGAGCGGTGTTGTCGACAGTAGAAATGTAGTCACACGTCAAGAGTCGGACCATAACATGTTCTCCTACGATATGGATGGTACCGAAGAGGAGAGCGATGTTTTGGACACGTCGGACCCGCGGGATAACGCTGCGAGTCCCGAAGAACTCAACGACGACGACGATGATGAAGAAGGCTACGGGGATAGCGATAACATTTCAAAGACTTGTACATACGACGGGTGCACGGAAACTACGACCCAAGTAGCCAAGCAGCGGAAGCCGTGGATGTGTAAAAAACACCGCAACAAGATGTACAAAGACAAATACAAGAGGAAGAAGAGCGACCAGGCGATGTCCACTAGCAAACCAGAT gagagcttGGAGGAGAGGCCTGTATCTGTGAACAAGCAGCGTCTTGGTACCGTGGGGGACCGGCCGGCCAGACCCTCCCTCATCGAACAGGTGCTCAACCAGAAGAGACTG TCTCTGCTGAGGAGTCCTGAGGTGATCATGTTtttacagcagcagcagcgtctCCTGGCCACCCAGAGCCTCAGCCAATCACAGCCTCACTTCCAGGGCTGCTAA
- the LOC135551097 gene encoding regulatory factor X-associated protein-like isoform X3, protein MSEEESNTSAGYNNKDSSIILTKDGQTYYVDKSGVVDSRNVVTRQESDHNMFSYDMDGTEEESDVLDTSDPRDNAASPEELNDDDDDEEGYGDSDNISKTCTYDGCTETTTQVAKQRKPWMCKKHRNKMYKDKYKRKKSDQAMSTSKPDESLEERPVSVNKQRLGTVGDRPARPSLIEQVLNQKRLSLLRSPEVIMFLQQQQRLLATQSLSQSQPHFQGC, encoded by the exons ATGAGTGAAGAGGAGAGTAACACGTCAGCGGGTTACAACAATAAGGACTCGAGCATTATTCTCACCAAAGACGGACAGACGTACTACGTTGACAAGAGCGGTGTTGTCGACAGTAGAAATGTAGTCACACGTCAAGAGTCGGACCATAACATGTTCTCCTACGATATGGATGGTACCGAAGAGGAGAGCGATGTTTTGGACACGTCGGACCCGCGGGATAACGCTGCGAGTCCCGAAGAACTCAACGACGACGACGATGATGAAGAAGGCTACGGGGATAGCGATAACATTTCAAAGACTTGTACATACGACGGGTGCACGGAAACTACGACCCAAGTAGCCAAGCAGCGGAAGCCGTGGATGTGTAAAAAACACCGCAACAAGATGTACAAAGACAAATACAAGAGGAAGAAGAGCGACCAGGCGATGTCCACTAGCAAACCAGAT gagagcttGGAGGAGAGGCCTGTATCTGTGAACAAGCAGCGTCTTGGTACCGTGGGGGACCGGCCGGCCAGACCCTCCCTCATCGAACAGGTGCTCAACCAGAAGAGACTG TCTCTGCTGAGGAGTCCTGAGGTGATCATGTTtttacagcagcagcagcgtctCCTGGCCACCCAGAGCCTCAGCCAATCACAGCCTCACTTCCAGGGCTGCTAA
- the LOC135551097 gene encoding regulatory factor X-associated protein-like isoform X2: MNMSSSPACEEESNTSAGYNNKDSSIILTKDGQTYYVDKSGVVDSRNVVTRQESDHNMFSYDMDGTEEESDVLDTSDPRDNAASPEELNDDDDDEEGYGDSDNISKTCTYDGCTETTTQVAKQRKPWMCKKHRNKMYKDKYKRKKSDQAMSTSKPDESLEERPVSVNKQRLGTVGDRPARPSLIEQVLNQKRLSLLRSPEVIMFLQQQQRLLATQSLSQSQPHFQGC; encoded by the exons ATGAACATGTCAAGCTCACCAGCATG TGAAGAGGAGAGTAACACGTCAGCGGGTTACAACAATAAGGACTCGAGCATTATTCTCACCAAAGACGGACAGACGTACTACGTTGACAAGAGCGGTGTTGTCGACAGTAGAAATGTAGTCACACGTCAAGAGTCGGACCATAACATGTTCTCCTACGATATGGATGGTACCGAAGAGGAGAGCGATGTTTTGGACACGTCGGACCCGCGGGATAACGCTGCGAGTCCCGAAGAACTCAACGACGACGACGATGATGAAGAAGGCTACGGGGATAGCGATAACATTTCAAAGACTTGTACATACGACGGGTGCACGGAAACTACGACCCAAGTAGCCAAGCAGCGGAAGCCGTGGATGTGTAAAAAACACCGCAACAAGATGTACAAAGACAAATACAAGAGGAAGAAGAGCGACCAGGCGATGTCCACTAGCAAACCAGAT gagagcttGGAGGAGAGGCCTGTATCTGTGAACAAGCAGCGTCTTGGTACCGTGGGGGACCGGCCGGCCAGACCCTCCCTCATCGAACAGGTGCTCAACCAGAAGAGACTG TCTCTGCTGAGGAGTCCTGAGGTGATCATGTTtttacagcagcagcagcgtctCCTGGCCACCCAGAGCCTCAGCCAATCACAGCCTCACTTCCAGGGCTGCTAA